One region of Bacterioplanoides sp. SCSIO 12839 genomic DNA includes:
- a CDS encoding heme ABC transporter ATP-binding protein gives MIQVNNLAVYRGKKAILDQVDAEIIPGKKLAVLGPNGAGKSTLLKCISQEIHDYQGDILLEKKVLSHWPALERARSLAVMPQKVELTFPFQAYQVVAMGRIPYGDEGQSDDLIREAMLCTDVWHLRQRPYPLLSGGEQQRVQLARVLLQIWQQQASGFEANIQQRYLLLDECTSALDPAHQHAIMSLANQFAQQGVAVLAVMHDVALAASWADDILILKQGKVLASGTATLLAQADILQQAYDLEGILAGQYARQNAEWLALRSMPSYGKQQPELPA, from the coding sequence ATGATTCAAGTGAATAACCTCGCTGTTTATCGTGGTAAAAAAGCGATACTTGATCAGGTGGATGCGGAAATAATTCCCGGAAAAAAACTGGCTGTGTTAGGCCCGAACGGTGCGGGTAAATCGACATTGCTGAAATGCATCAGTCAGGAAATCCATGATTACCAGGGTGATATTCTACTGGAAAAAAAAGTGTTGTCGCATTGGCCAGCTCTGGAGCGGGCTAGAAGTCTTGCGGTGATGCCTCAGAAAGTGGAATTAACCTTTCCCTTTCAGGCGTATCAGGTGGTGGCGATGGGACGTATCCCGTATGGCGATGAAGGCCAGAGCGACGATCTGATTCGGGAGGCAATGTTATGCACAGATGTCTGGCATTTACGTCAACGACCTTACCCGCTGTTATCCGGTGGCGAACAGCAACGTGTGCAGCTGGCGCGAGTGTTATTACAAATCTGGCAACAACAAGCTTCTGGCTTTGAAGCCAATATTCAGCAGCGTTATTTATTATTGGATGAGTGCACCTCGGCACTTGATCCGGCGCATCAACACGCCATTATGTCGCTGGCGAATCAGTTTGCTCAACAAGGCGTTGCGGTATTGGCTGTGATGCATGATGTGGCTTTAGCAGCCAGTTGGGCGGACGATATTTTAATTTTGAAACAAGGAAAAGTGCTGGCATCCGGTACCGCTACTTTATTGGCGCAAGCGGATATTTTGCAGCAGGCTTACGATCTGGAAGGAATTCTGGCCGGGCAATATGCCCGCCAGAATGCGGAATGGCTGGCACTTAGATCAATGCCGTCATACGGTAAACAGCAACCTGAATTGCCAGCATAA
- a CDS encoding iron ABC transporter permease: protein MQSVRRIFVWSAQQRQAVPLTGLMVIILVVLLLLGLFITALSSGPIPVAFVQVIQSLMNAISGADIQGQADWVVRELRLPRAVMAILIGAGLAVAGAVTQGIFRNPLADPGLIGVSSGAALAAVAVIVLSNSWLAFWVELTGIFALPIAAFAGAMAVSLVIYRLGTINGQTQIAMLLLAGVAINVITGALTGILTYVADDQQLRSMTFWSMGSLAYGRWAEISALFVCVLLPLLALPKYSRLLNALLMGEAVASHLGFHVQRGKFVLLAAAALMVGAGVAVAGMIGFIGLVVPHLMRLILGPDHRQLLPASMVCGAALLLLADLIARTWLAPADIPVGLVMAIIGGPVFLLLLMQQIKSVRHH from the coding sequence ATGCAGTCTGTGCGGCGTATTTTTGTCTGGTCAGCGCAGCAGCGGCAGGCGGTTCCACTGACGGGTCTGATGGTTATTATCTTGGTTGTGCTGCTGTTGCTGGGGCTGTTTATCACAGCGCTGTCATCCGGCCCAATTCCGGTCGCGTTTGTGCAGGTAATTCAATCTTTAATGAATGCCATCAGTGGCGCTGATATTCAGGGACAGGCGGATTGGGTAGTGCGTGAATTGCGTTTACCCCGGGCGGTAATGGCGATTCTGATTGGCGCTGGGCTGGCCGTTGCTGGCGCTGTCACTCAGGGTATTTTTCGTAATCCGTTGGCCGACCCAGGCCTGATTGGTGTATCCAGTGGTGCTGCATTAGCGGCGGTGGCTGTGATTGTGCTGAGCAACAGTTGGCTGGCCTTTTGGGTCGAGTTAACCGGAATATTTGCGTTGCCCATAGCGGCTTTTGCCGGCGCAATGGCAGTCAGCCTGGTGATTTATCGTTTGGGTACGATTAATGGCCAGACACAAATAGCCATGCTGTTGTTAGCCGGTGTGGCGATTAATGTGATTACCGGAGCCTTAACCGGCATTCTGACGTATGTGGCTGATGACCAGCAATTACGCTCCATGACGTTCTGGTCGATGGGGAGTCTGGCTTATGGCCGCTGGGCTGAAATATCGGCGTTGTTTGTTTGTGTCCTATTACCTTTATTGGCGTTACCAAAATATTCTCGTTTGCTTAATGCATTATTGATGGGCGAAGCGGTCGCTTCTCATCTGGGTTTTCATGTGCAACGTGGCAAGTTTGTTTTATTGGCAGCTGCGGCGCTGATGGTAGGGGCGGGTGTTGCTGTTGCCGGGATGATTGGTTTTATTGGTTTGGTGGTGCCTCACTTAATGCGCTTAATATTGGGGCCGGATCATCGTCAGCTATTACCAGCCAGTATGGTGTGTGGTGCTGCATTATTGTTATTAGCCGATTTAATTGCCCGTACCTGGTTAGCTCCGGCGGATATTCCCGTTGGTCTGGTGATGGCTATTATTGGTGGCCCTGTCTTTTTATTGTTATTAATGCAACAAATTAAATCGGTTCGTCATCACTGA
- a CDS encoding hemin ABC transporter substrate-binding protein: MPNTKTGWINAAVWLVLFLCAVTTQAENSAHQRIVSIDGALTEIVYALDAGDRLVAVDTTSRYPQAATTLPDVGYMRRLSTEGILSVKPDVVIASQDAGPAEVFEQLQQAGVQVVRVAADYSLEGVIAKVDQVAVALGEQQKGEQLKRKIREQTQQALAVIPEHAAAPKTLFILGAGNRGLMAAGKNTQAQAMLDLLSAVNVMDYDSYKPVSAEGALLANPEVVVVAYTGPADPQALQNSLVMTAAAKNNRIHAINTSVVLGFGPRLGEAVAELVKVLYPDDQASQTLTGTE, from the coding sequence ATGCCTAATACAAAAACGGGTTGGATAAACGCCGCTGTATGGCTGGTTCTGTTTTTATGCGCGGTCACGACTCAGGCCGAAAACTCTGCTCATCAACGTATTGTCAGTATTGATGGGGCATTAACAGAAATTGTTTATGCTCTGGACGCTGGAGATCGTTTGGTCGCGGTGGATACCACCAGTCGTTACCCCCAAGCCGCAACAACATTACCCGATGTTGGCTATATGCGTCGGTTATCGACCGAAGGAATTTTGTCCGTCAAACCGGATGTTGTTATTGCTTCTCAGGATGCCGGGCCGGCCGAGGTGTTTGAACAACTGCAGCAGGCAGGTGTTCAGGTGGTTCGGGTTGCAGCGGATTATTCATTGGAGGGTGTCATTGCAAAAGTTGATCAGGTTGCAGTGGCACTGGGTGAGCAACAAAAAGGCGAGCAGCTCAAGCGAAAAATCCGTGAGCAAACTCAGCAGGCATTGGCGGTTATTCCGGAACATGCTGCTGCTCCCAAAACGCTGTTTATTCTGGGCGCGGGTAACCGTGGCTTAATGGCGGCCGGGAAAAACACTCAGGCTCAGGCCATGTTAGATTTATTGTCCGCTGTGAATGTGATGGATTATGACAGCTACAAACCCGTCTCCGCGGAAGGCGCATTATTGGCCAATCCTGAGGTGGTTGTGGTTGCTTATACCGGCCCGGCAGATCCGCAAGCGCTACAAAATTCGCTGGTCATGACCGCAGCGGCTAAAAATAATCGTATTCATGCGATTAACACTTCTGTTGTGCTCGGCTTTGGGCCACGGTTGGGAGAAGCGGTTGCGGAATTGGTGAAGGTGTTATACCCGGATGATCAGGCTTCGCAGACACTCACCGGCACCGAATAA